ATTATCAAAAATAACCCCCACCAAAGTCTAACAAGTAACTAGGCAAAGGGAGACAAAACAAGGAAGTTCACAAATAGGAAAACGTGCAAGAACACCATTCAGCCCAAACATATGAGCGCTTGTCTCCCCTAAGCTTCAACCAAGTGAATACATCAGACTTTATAATATCTACCACCGTATCAGATGGAACCCCAtttcttttaaatattctatCGCATCTGGacttccaaatccaccaaagagagCCGTAGCAAATACTAATAAGATTCCTCCTTTTCTCGAAATAGTGACACGATTTAGCAGCAAAACTAACAATGTCACTAACCTTGTTTAATGATGGTTTGGGTAATACACGCCAAGCCAGAACCTTGCTCCAAATCTCCTTTGTGAATGAACACTTTACCAGCACATGGTCTGCTAATTCAACCTCAGTTAAACAGTCACCACATATGTTAGACCCATTGAGCAACCCTCTTGCTTCAAGCTCCACCAAAACAAGAATGCATCCAAGATTCGCCCTCCAGCCGAAACAATTAAGCTTGACTAGGACTTCATATATCCAATCAATAACACCGATTGATGGAGTGCTCCCCGAATCCTCAATCCTTCTTCGAAGAACACCTACATGGAAAGCACCATCGCTAGATAGTGAACACATTCAGCGGTCACTACAATCGGTTGGTTGTAATGTCCCATAAGTGTGGTGATCGATCGAATTTCCTGCAACTGAGAAACAGTCGAAGGGATAACAGACCAGTCCTAGGAGAGTCTCGCCGCGGACAATCTATCTTCAACCTTGTAGTGTTTTTTCCTCTCCAGATAGTACAACTCTGAGAAAGCAGCTTTTATGGGGACCGGACCAATCAATCTATTAATCCAGAACAAAGTATCATCACCTTTACCCACCACTTTTATAAAGatattttcaatattaattatgtaCTTATGCAGATCCTTTTTGACTTCAGAAATATTATTCCAAACTCCACTGAGAGTTTTTTTAGATATACTATTTGCCAGTTTATTATTGAGATTATGACATCCCGATATTACACTTTCCTATAGGGATAACCTCTGGTTCTCTCTAACCCTCCACCACCATTTAACAATAAGGGCTATGTTTAAGGCCCTCAAAGAACCCACCCCCAAACCACCTACTTCTTTTGGTTCGATCGCCTTTTCCCAAGAAGTCTAATGTACCTTCCTCTTATTTTCCATCCTCCCCATAAGAATCTCCTCCTAATTTTTTCAAGCTTATCAATGCTTCCGATTGGAGCCACAAATAAAGAGAAGTAGTAAGTTGGTAGGTTCCCCATCACAACCTTTACTAGTGTTAATCTTCCTCCAAAATATAGGGTTTTTGTTTCCATAATGATAACTTATGTTGGAACTTCTCGACCACCGGTTTCCAATGATTCAACGGTTTCATGTTCGTACCGACAGCGACCTCCAGGTAGGTAAATGGTAGTTCTTTAGGTTTACAACCAAGAGGTGTAGCCCATCGAGATACTTCCCTTGGGTTAACACCAACGCCAACAACCGTGACATACTAAAATTAACATTAAGCCCAGACACCATGTGAAAGCATCGGAGGATTCTAGCTAGTGttttaatattttctttggaccattCCCCAACGCAAAGAGCATCGTCTGCATAAAATAGGTGCAACACTGATAGACCACAATTTGGTACCTTAATCCTGGAGAGTAGACCTTTCTCACATGTTAAATTCATAGCTACATTTAGACCTTCCATTGCGACTATGAAGAGATAGGGTGAGAGTGGATCACCTTGTCTAACACCCTGTACCATGGAGAACTTGTACGTAGCCGAACCATTGACAAGAATGGAGACCCTAGCTGTGTTTAAGCACCCCTTTATCCACCCTCTCTATTTTTCCCCGTACCCAATTTTTTCGAGAATGGAGACAAGATACTCCCAATTTCTAGAATCAAAAGCTTTGTCAAAATCAACCTGGAATAGTAGAATCTTCTTCTTGAATTTCTTTGCCCAAGTACATATTTCTTTGATGACAAGCGGACCATCAAGTATATTCCGCCCTTCAATAAATGTCGACCGAACTTCCCCAATGTTATGACCAATTACACCTTTGAGCCGAGTGGCTAGCAGTTTGGATATTATCTTGTAAACACATCCAATGAGATTAATTGGTCGGAAATCACAGAGTTTGAGAGGATCTTTGATCTTTGTAACAAGGGTAATGAAAGATGAGTTGCATCCATATTCGAGATTTTCGTACTGCTCAAAATATTTTACACAGGGAACGATATCATCTTTCACCATGTCCTAATATCTCTTTATAAAACTGAAGGTGAAGCCACCAGGCCCAGGAGTCTTCTCACCTTCACAAGCCCAAGCAGCGCTTTTAATTTCATCGACAGAAAAATGGAGCCTCTAAGTTGGTGCTAGTAATCGAGTCCAGGGCATTGAATTTTTAACTGATAAGTTTAGGTATGTAAGGCCATTTTTTATGAAACTTCGCCTTATAGAACTCAAACACTTCCTTCTTAATTGCCTTAGCATCAGTGTTCCAAGATCCATTTATAATCAAACCATGAATGTTGTTCCTTTGCTTTTTCTTTTAACAAAACCATGAAAAAATTTTGTGTTTTCATCCCCATCCACAACCCACTTCACCCTCGATTTCTGTTTTAGGTCAAGGGATGCCAACTTTTCgagttcatttttttttaaaaataagttCTGCGATCTTCTAGTTCAGAGTCACCACGGATTCGAGTTTTAGATTCCAAATCCAACTCCTGGACTCTAGATTTTGCCCTCCTCAACTCTTCCGAATCCTTTAGGAATTCTTTAGCCCTCTAATTCCTAATCTCCTTTTTAAGGAACCTTAATTTTGCAGCGAGATAACCGTCTGGGAATCCATACCCCCAGAAATTCTCACATGCCTTACACACCACCAAATCAAATCCATCTCTCCTCATCCACGAGTTAAAAAACGAAAAGGATTCTTCCCAAAGTCTAGTACATAGGATTGTAACACTATTTGGCAGTGGTCGGATAGTTCCCGGGGAAGTGCTACCACAAATATTGACAAGAAAAATACTAAATGTTGACAACGGACAAAATTGGGAGTTGTAGCGCTCATCCGGTCTCCTCACAGTGTTAAAGTCTCCAAACAAGATCCATATCCCGTCCATATGATTTTTGATGTTCAACAGATCCTCACATATCGATGGATGATGTGTCAAGCTCTTTTCTTGACAAGGTAATCGTAATCACTGACACGTGGCGGGTAGTTTCAAGACTAAATTCAAGGAAAAAAAAGTTATTTCCATGTCATTATAACatcaagaaaaaataaaaaaaatgttcttACGGGAGATGGCATTCTTCTAGTGGTTCCCACATATCTGTTATATCGGCGAAACCAATAGATGTAATTTGATGAAGACCAGCAATCCTTCTCTGAAACAACAAGTTTTTTTAAtcagaaaaaaaataaagatgatATATAGGTATGGAAAGAATCAAAATTGTTATATGAATCACTAActaattttaccttaattaattcAGCTATCATAACAGTTTTGTTAATAGCTCTGCCCATTGCCTTGAGAGAAATTTTCATCAGCTCCTTTCTCCTGTAAGATCATATCAAGTTCATAGTAAAACAAAAACTCCAGACATATCGACATATGAAAGGGCTAATCGCATTGAAAAAGAGACATACTTTATGCTCACTTATGTTTAAACTATTACTTTCTATATGGAGACAGTTTAAATCGAGAAGCAGGCCCACTGAGACAAAACATCAAACACTTGGTAGGCATCCCAAAAACAAAATCGACCAGTTATTCTTAATTCTTGCTTCAACAAACCCAACTTATCGATTGCAAAAATTCTAATGAAAGAAGGCCCGATTCCAATAATATGAGATAATCCCAAAATTATGAACAAGAACAAAAAAAAGGATGCGAAAATAAAGACCTGGACAAGAGT
The genomic region above belongs to Lactuca sativa cultivar Salinas chromosome 4, Lsat_Salinas_v11, whole genome shotgun sequence and contains:
- the LOC128133711 gene encoding uncharacterized protein LOC128133711 — translated: MKHWVCVFESQGFSWCDDDAKKGDTGPLSHPFDFLHLGKIIIYLRRKELMKISLKAMGRAINKTVMIAELIKRRIAGLHQITSIGFADITDMWEPLEECHLPLETTRHVSVITITLSRKELDTSSIDM